One Paraburkholderia agricolaris DNA segment encodes these proteins:
- a CDS encoding aldehyde dehydrogenase family protein, with protein METETDLRRHDLLIDGKRLPPGTGEYSIDINPATEEPIALVAQGSAADVDTAVHAARAALKVWNAIRAAERGRILMRLAGLMRANQEELAALESLDAGKPISAVMRQDIPAAIDALEYYAGWCDKINGQVVPVRPDALTYTLREPVGVVAAIVPWNFPLMIGMWKIAPALACGCTLIVKPAEITPLTALRIGELALEAGVPPGVLNIVTGKGRVVGDALVAHPGIDKVTFTGSPSVGRGILQGAAGNFKRVTLELGGKSANLIFPDANLDNAVRAAASGIFFNTGQVCSAGSRILAHRDVYDEVVERLAARAKAIKVGDPAARETSMGPLISAAQMKTVLGYVEAGRAEGASLVTGGARVGERGFFVEPTVFANVEHEMRISQEEIFGPVATVIRFNDEADALRIANGTLYSLAAGVWSADIGRVHRVARDLKAGTVWINTYGYTDVRLPWGGSGDSGFGREHGDVAIENFTEPKAVWLAIDQ; from the coding sequence ATGGAAACTGAAACCGACCTCAGGCGCCATGACCTGCTGATCGACGGCAAGCGTTTGCCGCCCGGCACGGGTGAATATTCCATCGACATCAACCCGGCAACCGAAGAACCGATTGCGCTGGTTGCACAAGGCAGTGCCGCCGATGTCGATACTGCGGTACACGCGGCGCGCGCCGCGTTGAAAGTGTGGAACGCGATACGGGCAGCGGAACGAGGCCGCATCCTGATGCGTCTCGCCGGTCTGATGCGCGCGAATCAGGAGGAACTCGCCGCGCTGGAAAGCCTCGACGCGGGTAAACCGATCTCGGCGGTGATGCGTCAGGATATTCCCGCCGCGATCGATGCGCTCGAATACTACGCAGGCTGGTGCGACAAGATCAACGGGCAGGTGGTGCCGGTGCGTCCTGACGCCTTGACGTACACGCTGCGTGAGCCGGTCGGCGTGGTCGCGGCGATCGTGCCGTGGAATTTCCCGCTGATGATCGGGATGTGGAAAATCGCGCCCGCGCTGGCATGTGGCTGCACGCTAATCGTCAAACCCGCGGAGATCACGCCGCTGACCGCCTTGCGCATCGGCGAACTCGCGCTCGAAGCGGGTGTGCCGCCGGGCGTACTGAACATTGTTACTGGCAAGGGACGGGTGGTCGGCGATGCGCTGGTGGCGCATCCCGGCATCGACAAAGTGACTTTCACGGGCTCGCCTTCAGTGGGGCGCGGCATTCTGCAGGGCGCGGCCGGCAATTTCAAGCGTGTCACGCTGGAGCTCGGCGGCAAATCGGCAAACCTGATCTTTCCGGATGCGAATCTCGACAATGCGGTGCGAGCCGCGGCGTCCGGTATTTTCTTCAATACGGGGCAGGTATGTTCCGCCGGCTCGCGCATTCTGGCCCACCGCGATGTGTATGACGAAGTTGTCGAGCGTCTTGCGGCGCGTGCGAAGGCAATCAAGGTCGGCGATCCGGCGGCACGCGAAACGTCGATGGGGCCGCTTATCTCCGCTGCGCAGATGAAGACCGTGCTCGGCTATGTCGAGGCAGGGCGCGCCGAGGGGGCATCGCTCGTGACGGGCGGCGCGCGGGTGGGCGAACGGGGCTTTTTCGTCGAGCCGACGGTATTCGCCAATGTCGAACATGAAATGCGCATTTCGCAGGAGGAGATCTTTGGGCCGGTGGCAACCGTGATTCGTTTCAACGACGAAGCCGATGCGCTCCGGATTGCCAATGGCACCTTGTATAGCCTCGCGGCCGGCGTATGGAGCGCGGATATCGGCCGGGTGCATCGCGTGGCGCGCGACCTGAAGGCGGGCACCGTGTGGATCAATACTTACGGTTATACCGACGTGCGTTTGCCCTGGGGCGGTTCGGGCGATTCAGGATTCGGCCGCGAGCACGGCGACGTCGCGATCGAAAACTTCACCGAACCGAAGGCGGTGTGGCTGGCGATCGATCAATAG